Proteins from a genomic interval of Niabella soli DSM 19437:
- a CDS encoding NUDIX domain-containing protein — MSITSFNIRVYGILVNDKKQVLVSDELILNNDEVTKFPGGGLELGEGPIDCLIRECREEMNTEVKVTEHLYTTDFFQQSAFNEQHQLISIYYLLAPVFPLSYPVNNNGPVFPDHVSENFRFVDWDYFSPDTVTLPIDKIAAAVLKQRL, encoded by the coding sequence ATGTCTATAACCTCTTTCAACATCCGCGTGTACGGAATTTTGGTAAATGATAAAAAACAGGTTTTGGTAAGTGACGAACTTATTTTAAATAATGATGAGGTCACTAAGTTTCCCGGGGGCGGACTGGAATTAGGAGAAGGGCCTATCGATTGTTTGATCCGGGAATGCCGGGAAGAAATGAATACTGAAGTAAAAGTTACGGAGCACTTATATACCACGGATTTTTTTCAACAGTCGGCATTTAATGAGCAGCACCAGCTTATTTCCATTTATTACCTGTTAGCGCCCGTGTTTCCTCTTTCCTACCCGGTGAATAATAACGGGCCGGTCTTCCCTGATCATGTTTCGGAAAATTTCCGCTTTGTCGACTGGGATTATTTTTCTCCGGATACGGTAACACTGCCCATTGATAAAATTGCAGCCGCTGTATTGAAACAACGGCTATAA
- a CDS encoding M12 family metallo-peptidase, giving the protein MKRFKLAIVLATCSLIAATCSKKDALFANNSGGNSAAYNRSVGASAKELLSANPYTALSVEIVYMPGYAPQPAALDHLRQFLINRLNKPAGITITTRAIPDTASQLNLDQVAHIENKDRSAFNTGTQMSLYILYAGSSYTEPNTLGISYRNSSAALFEKTIYAHSGGFGQVTRAVLEATVLEHEVGHLMGLVDLGSPMQTTHKDAQHGNHCNNNQCLMYYATETTDFFSALPGGSIPVPDANCLADLRANGGK; this is encoded by the coding sequence ATGAAACGGTTTAAACTTGCCATTGTTTTAGCAACCTGTTCCCTTATTGCAGCTACCTGCAGCAAAAAAGATGCGCTGTTCGCCAATAACTCCGGTGGAAATTCAGCGGCGTATAACAGATCTGTAGGGGCTTCGGCAAAAGAACTGTTATCTGCAAACCCTTACACGGCTCTTTCGGTAGAAATTGTCTATATGCCCGGGTATGCTCCCCAGCCCGCAGCATTAGATCACCTGAGGCAATTTCTTATAAACCGGCTGAATAAACCTGCCGGAATTACCATCACCACAAGGGCGATCCCCGATACCGCTTCCCAGCTAAATCTGGACCAAGTGGCCCATATTGAAAACAAGGATCGCTCCGCCTTTAATACAGGAACGCAAATGAGCCTTTATATTCTTTACGCCGGCAGCAGCTATACAGAACCGAACACCCTGGGTATTTCCTACCGCAACAGTTCTGCCGCGCTTTTTGAAAAAACCATTTACGCCCATTCCGGTGGCTTTGGGCAGGTAACCCGTGCGGTACTGGAAGCTACGGTATTGGAACATGAGGTTGGACACCTGATGGGACTTGTGGACCTTGGCTCGCCGATGCAAACAACCCATAAAGATGCGCAGCATGGCAATCATTGCAACAACAACCAATGTCTGATGTATTACGCCACAGAAACTACTGATTTTTTCTCCGCTTTACCGGGTGGCAGTATTCCGGTCCCTGATGCCAATTGCCTGGCAGATCTGCGGGCCAACGGGGGGAAATAG
- a CDS encoding HAD family hydrolase, with amino-acid sequence MKYKGFIFDLNGTLIDDMPFHTKAWHRILNEELGATLTVDEVAREMYGKNSEVLDRIFGREHFTEEEKGRISVRKEQIYQAGFLPYLRGVNGVAGFLEKAKAQHIAMAIGTAAIPFNVDFVVDNLPLRAYFSAIITADDVVVSKPNPETFLKCAAALQLPPEECLVFEDVPKGVEAAQNAGMDAVVITTGHGPSEFSHLENVRFFIRDFTDPRLAVLF; translated from the coding sequence ATGAAGTATAAGGGATTTATTTTTGATCTGAATGGAACGCTCATCGATGACATGCCTTTTCATACCAAAGCATGGCACAGGATTTTGAACGAAGAACTGGGAGCCACCCTTACGGTTGATGAAGTAGCCCGGGAAATGTACGGGAAAAACAGTGAAGTGCTGGACCGTATTTTTGGCAGAGAGCATTTTACTGAAGAAGAAAAGGGGCGCATTTCCGTCCGGAAAGAACAAATATACCAGGCGGGATTTTTGCCGTATCTCAGGGGCGTCAATGGCGTTGCCGGTTTTTTAGAAAAGGCAAAAGCGCAACATATTGCAATGGCCATTGGTACCGCTGCGATCCCTTTTAATGTCGATTTTGTGGTTGATAACCTGCCCCTGAGAGCTTATTTTTCCGCAATCATTACTGCCGATGATGTGGTTGTAAGCAAACCCAATCCTGAAACATTTTTAAAGTGTGCAGCGGCCTTGCAGTTGCCGCCGGAAGAATGCCTGGTGTTTGAGGATGTTCCCAAAGGTGTGGAAGCCGCTCAGAACGCAGGTATGGACGCCGTGGTGATCACAACAGGCCACGGGCCGTCCGAATTCAGCCATTTGGAGAATGTCCGCTTTTTTATCCGGGATTTCACCGACCCCCGGCTGGCGGTTCTGTTTTAA
- the araA gene encoding L-arabinose isomerase, with the protein MNDVKELELWFVTGSQHLYGDETLKQVAAHSQEIVNYINGTSKIPVKIIWKETVKGTEEIYQTLAEANYNTSCIGIIAWMHTFSPAKMWINGLKILHKPLLQFHTQFNRDIPWDSIDMDFMNTNQSAHGDREFGFMLSRMNKHRKVVVGHWKDEKVLERMEAWSRAAIGWNDWQGAKFVRFGDNMRYVAVTDGDKVEAELKFGYSVNTYGIGDLVAVINQVSDAETDRLVQEYFDTYEVVAALNRDGAQYQSLRDAARIELGMTAFLEQGNFKGFSDTFEDLHGMKQLPGIASQRLMQKGYGFAGEGDWKTAALVRAMKSMATGLKGGNSFMEDYTYHFDPQDPLVLGSHMLEICPSIALKKPSCEIHPLGIGGKEDPVRLVFNVASGNALNASLMDMGNRFRLLVNEVEAVAPMHSLPKLPVARVLWKPLPDMNTGCAAWILAGGAHHTCYSQNLTAEHLEDFATMAGIEFTLINRNTDLYHFKNELRWSDVYYQLNKS; encoded by the coding sequence ATGAATGATGTAAAAGAACTGGAGCTGTGGTTTGTAACCGGGAGTCAGCATTTGTATGGCGATGAAACATTAAAGCAGGTGGCCGCACATTCGCAGGAAATAGTAAATTATATAAACGGCACTTCAAAAATACCGGTAAAGATCATCTGGAAAGAAACCGTAAAAGGTACGGAAGAAATTTATCAGACACTGGCCGAAGCTAATTACAATACCTCCTGTATCGGCATTATAGCCTGGATGCATACTTTTTCCCCGGCTAAAATGTGGATCAACGGGTTAAAGATCCTGCATAAACCATTACTGCAATTTCATACCCAGTTTAACAGGGATATTCCCTGGGATAGTATTGATATGGATTTTATGAATACCAACCAGTCTGCCCATGGCGACCGGGAGTTTGGCTTTATGCTGAGCCGGATGAACAAACACCGCAAAGTAGTGGTGGGGCATTGGAAGGATGAAAAAGTTTTGGAACGGATGGAAGCCTGGAGCCGCGCAGCCATTGGCTGGAACGATTGGCAGGGCGCTAAATTTGTTCGCTTTGGTGATAATATGCGTTATGTGGCGGTAACCGATGGCGATAAAGTGGAGGCGGAACTGAAGTTTGGTTACAGTGTCAACACTTATGGCATTGGCGACCTGGTGGCCGTGATCAACCAGGTATCCGATGCGGAAACAGACCGGCTGGTGCAGGAATATTTTGATACTTATGAAGTAGTGGCCGCATTAAACCGGGACGGAGCCCAATATCAGTCTTTAAGAGATGCGGCCCGGATTGAACTGGGGATGACCGCATTCCTGGAGCAGGGGAATTTTAAGGGCTTTTCCGATACGTTCGAAGACCTGCATGGCATGAAGCAATTGCCTGGCATCGCCTCCCAACGGCTGATGCAAAAGGGATATGGCTTTGCCGGTGAGGGCGACTGGAAAACAGCGGCATTGGTGCGTGCCATGAAATCCATGGCAACCGGGCTGAAAGGCGGCAATTCATTTATGGAAGATTATACCTACCATTTTGATCCGCAGGATCCGCTGGTTTTAGGTTCGCATATGCTGGAGATCTGCCCGAGCATTGCCCTGAAAAAACCGTCTTGTGAAATACACCCGCTGGGCATTGGAGGCAAGGAAGATCCCGTGCGCCTGGTGTTTAACGTCGCCTCGGGCAATGCGCTGAATGCTTCGCTGATGGATATGGGCAACCGGTTCCGGCTGCTGGTGAATGAAGTGGAAGCCGTGGCGCCGATGCATAGCCTGCCCAAATTGCCGGTAGCAAGGGTATTGTGGAAACCGCTGCCAGATATGAATACCGGCTGCGCCGCCTGGATCCTCGCCGGGGGGGCGCATCATACCTGCTACTCGCAAAATCTTACGGCAGAGCACCTGGAAGACTTTGCTACCATGGCGGGCATAGAATTTACGCTGATCAACAGGAATACGGATCTGTATCATTTTAAAAACGAGCTGCGCTGGAGCGACGTCTATTACCAGTTGAATAAAAGTTAA
- the dapF gene encoding diaminopimelate epimerase, producing the protein MNLTFYKYQGTGNDFILADNRNGNYSQLTVEQIKKLCDRRFGIGADGMMLLGEQEGYDFEMLYFNADGNEGSMCGNGGRCIVRFANDIGIKKNEYHFIAADGPHEATIDGETVSLKMKDVEGIRRYKTDSVLNTGSPHYVQLDTDVMHLDVFKEGQKIRYNKDFAEEGINVNFVQVKNEDSLIVRTYERGVENETYSCGTGVTAAALVFHHNDNGFNAVDIETIGGNLNVRYNREIDGSFNNIWLKGPAIRVFEGAINIADND; encoded by the coding sequence ATGAACCTAACATTTTATAAATATCAGGGCACGGGAAACGATTTTATCCTGGCCGACAATCGCAACGGAAATTATTCGCAGTTGACGGTAGAACAGATCAAAAAGCTTTGCGACCGCCGTTTTGGTATCGGGGCGGATGGCATGATGCTCCTGGGGGAACAGGAAGGGTATGATTTTGAAATGCTCTATTTTAATGCCGACGGCAACGAAGGCAGCATGTGCGGCAATGGCGGCCGCTGCATTGTACGGTTTGCCAACGATATCGGCATCAAAAAAAATGAGTACCATTTTATTGCCGCGGACGGCCCGCACGAAGCCACAATTGATGGGGAAACCGTATCCCTGAAAATGAAAGACGTTGAGGGCATACGACGCTATAAAACGGATTCCGTCCTCAACACCGGCTCGCCGCATTACGTGCAACTGGACACAGACGTTATGCACCTGGATGTTTTTAAAGAAGGGCAAAAGATCCGTTATAATAAAGATTTTGCCGAAGAAGGGATCAACGTCAATTTCGTACAGGTAAAAAATGAAGACAGTCTCATCGTTCGTACTTATGAGCGCGGGGTTGAAAACGAAACGTATTCCTGTGGCACGGGCGTAACGGCGGCGGCCCTTGTTTTTCATCACAATGACAACGGGTTTAATGCGGTGGATATCGAAACCATCGGCGGCAATTTAAATGTGCGCTACAACAGGGAAATTGACGGCTCTTTCAATAATATCTGGCTGAAAGGCCCTGCCATCCGGGTTTTTGAAGGCGCTATTAACATTGCAGACAATGATTAA
- a CDS encoding nucleoside phosphorylase has product MSRIAESELIINNRGAVYHLDLRPEEIATTIVTVGDPDRVREFSKYFDTIEVQRQHREFVTHTGLIAGKRLTVLSSGIGPDNIDIVMNELDALANIDFDTRTINPVLKTLNIIRVGTSGSLQADIPVDSFVASTHGLGLDNLLNFYRPEQTDEESQILHSFTTHVQMQGISTPYITGAAPSLLKHFVDGFHQGITVTCPGFYGPQGRVLRLGVRNPQLIDRLADFGFGQHRISNFEMETSAIFGLGRLLGHNCLALNAIVANRIVKEFSKDSKTAIENLILKFLDTFKNNF; this is encoded by the coding sequence ATGAGCAGAATAGCAGAATCGGAACTGATCATTAATAACAGGGGAGCTGTTTATCACCTGGACCTGCGTCCGGAAGAAATAGCAACAACCATTGTAACCGTAGGCGATCCGGACCGGGTGCGGGAATTCAGTAAATATTTCGATACCATCGAGGTACAGCGGCAACATCGCGAGTTCGTGACCCATACCGGTCTTATTGCAGGCAAACGGCTTACCGTCCTTTCCTCCGGCATTGGCCCGGATAATATTGACATTGTTATGAACGAGCTGGATGCCCTGGCCAATATCGATTTTGATACCCGCACGATCAACCCGGTGCTAAAAACCCTGAATATCATCCGCGTGGGCACTTCCGGTTCGCTGCAGGCCGATATTCCGGTAGACAGTTTTGTAGCGTCTACTCATGGATTGGGGCTGGATAATTTGCTGAACTTTTACCGCCCGGAACAAACAGATGAGGAATCACAAATTTTGCATTCCTTTACCACCCATGTGCAGATGCAGGGCATAAGCACCCCTTATATCACCGGCGCCGCCCCCTCCCTGCTCAAACATTTTGTAGACGGGTTTCACCAGGGCATTACGGTTACCTGCCCTGGATTTTACGGACCGCAGGGACGCGTACTGCGCCTGGGCGTACGGAACCCGCAACTGATCGACCGCCTGGCGGATTTTGGTTTCGGGCAGCACCGCATCTCTAATTTTGAAATGGAGACCTCTGCCATTTTTGGTCTCGGCCGGTTGCTCGGCCACAATTGCCTTGCGCTGAACGCGATAGTAGCCAACAGAATTGTGAAAGAATTCAGCAAGGACAGTAAGACGGCCATTGAGAACCTGATCCTAAAATTTTTGGATACTTTTAAAAATAATTTTTAA
- a CDS encoding sodium/sugar symporter, with translation MSNQLALSDYIVFAIYFLIVASYGYWVYRKKKQASVSASHDYFLAEGSLTWWAIGASLIASNISAEQFIGMSGSGFKIGLAISTYEWMAAATLVIVAVFFMPVYLKNKIYTMPQFLNQRYNGTVAMIMAVFWLLLYVVVNLTSILFLGALAVSTISGINFWVCMSMLALFALVIALGGMKVIGYTDVIQVFFLILGGLATTYLALSMVADHFKLDGVMSALSTLKTKADDHFHMILKRDNPNYLDLPGLTVLLGGMWIVNLNYWGCNQYITQRALGADLKTARSGLLFAGFLKLLMPIIVVIPGIAAYILHKEGVVGGVDFQAQMIEHGEMNPDRAYPVLLNLLPAGLKGLAFAALTAAIVASLAGKINSISTIFTLDIYKKRINANASEKQLVGIGRVAIVVAMILAIIISPFLGIDKKGGFQFIQEYTGFVSPGIFAMFLLGFFWKKTTSSAALFATIGGFIFSVLLKFLPGVMNLEFLSPIGFSVPNATGVYEIPFLDRMGIVFALCIIGMYIISKIETAKGVQPHGLEVDTKMFKVNSGFMVGALIICGILVALYTLFY, from the coding sequence ATGAGTAATCAGTTAGCGCTTTCGGATTATATCGTTTTTGCTATCTATTTTTTGATCGTGGCTTCTTACGGGTATTGGGTGTACAGAAAAAAGAAGCAGGCTTCGGTTTCCGCATCTCACGACTATTTTTTGGCAGAAGGTTCGCTCACCTGGTGGGCTATCGGCGCTTCGTTGATCGCTTCCAATATTTCTGCCGAACAGTTTATCGGGATGAGCGGCAGTGGTTTTAAAATAGGCCTGGCCATTTCTACCTATGAATGGATGGCGGCGGCCACGCTTGTGATCGTAGCGGTTTTCTTTATGCCCGTGTATTTAAAAAATAAAATATACACGATGCCACAATTCCTGAACCAGCGGTATAACGGAACGGTGGCAATGATCATGGCGGTGTTCTGGCTGTTATTATATGTTGTCGTAAATCTTACTTCAATATTGTTCCTGGGAGCGCTTGCGGTAAGCACTATTTCGGGCATTAACTTCTGGGTGTGTATGTCGATGCTGGCCCTGTTTGCGCTGGTGATCGCATTAGGGGGTATGAAGGTGATCGGCTATACAGACGTGATACAGGTATTCTTCCTGATATTGGGCGGCCTGGCTACTACCTACCTGGCTTTATCCATGGTTGCGGACCACTTTAAGCTGGACGGGGTTATGAGTGCGTTGAGTACTTTGAAAACAAAGGCTGATGACCATTTTCATATGATCCTGAAGCGGGATAATCCCAATTACCTGGACCTGCCGGGGCTTACGGTATTATTGGGAGGGATGTGGATCGTAAACCTGAACTATTGGGGCTGCAACCAGTATATTACCCAGCGTGCATTGGGCGCCGATCTCAAAACGGCCCGTTCGGGTTTGTTATTTGCCGGGTTTCTGAAATTATTAATGCCCATTATTGTGGTGATCCCGGGTATCGCCGCTTATATTTTACATAAGGAAGGTGTAGTAGGCGGTGTGGATTTCCAGGCCCAGATGATCGAGCATGGAGAGATGAATCCGGACAGAGCCTATCCCGTATTGTTGAACCTGCTGCCTGCAGGATTAAAGGGGCTGGCTTTTGCGGCGCTTACTGCGGCAATTGTGGCTTCGCTGGCAGGTAAGATTAATAGTATCTCCACGATCTTTACTTTGGATATTTATAAAAAGCGTATCAATGCCAATGCTTCAGAAAAGCAGTTGGTGGGTATCGGAAGGGTGGCGATCGTGGTGGCCATGATCCTGGCGATTATTATTTCTCCATTTTTGGGCATTGATAAAAAAGGCGGGTTCCAGTTTATTCAGGAGTATACCGGTTTTGTATCACCAGGTATTTTTGCGATGTTCCTTTTGGGATTTTTCTGGAAAAAGACCACTTCTTCGGCGGCGTTATTTGCCACTATCGGGGGATTCATATTCTCCGTGTTGTTGAAGTTCCTGCCCGGGGTCATGAACCTGGAGTTCCTTTCGCCCATCGGCTTCTCCGTTCCCAATGCCACCGGCGTTTATGAAATTCCATTCCTGGACAGAATGGGAATCGTATTTGCTTTGTGTATTATTGGTATGTACATAATATCCAAAATTGAGACGGCAAAAGGCGTGCAGCCGCACGGTCTGGAAGTAGATACTAAAATGTTTAAAGTGAATTCAGGCTTTATGGTGGGCGCGCTGATTATCTGTGGTATTCTGGTAGCGCTGTACACCTTGTTCTATTAA
- a CDS encoding L-ribulose-5-phosphate 4-epimerase → MQFEEIRQKAYAANMQLPQLGLVLFTFGNASEADRKEGVFAIKPSGVAYEDLTPEKMVVVDFDGRTVSGTLNPSSDTQTHAVLYKHWKEIGGIVHTHSTYATSWAQAQKEIPIFGTTHADYNIANIPCALPMDDEMIKGNYEIQTGFQIIDHFKEHQLDHNEVEMILVGNHAPFTWGKNAHKAIHNSAVLEQVAKMAYLTLQINPQAPRLKQALMDKHYQRKHGPDSYYGQS, encoded by the coding sequence ATGCAATTTGAAGAGATCCGTCAGAAAGCCTATGCAGCCAATATGCAGTTGCCGCAATTGGGCCTGGTGTTGTTTACATTTGGTAATGCCAGTGAGGCAGACAGGAAAGAAGGAGTGTTTGCCATCAAACCCAGTGGGGTGGCTTATGAAGACCTGACTCCGGAAAAAATGGTAGTAGTGGATTTTGACGGGAGAACCGTTAGCGGAACGCTGAACCCCAGTTCGGATACACAAACGCATGCTGTATTGTATAAACACTGGAAAGAGATCGGCGGTATTGTGCACACGCATTCCACTTATGCCACCTCCTGGGCGCAGGCGCAAAAAGAGATTCCCATTTTTGGAACGACGCATGCCGATTACAACATTGCAAATATTCCCTGTGCACTGCCCATGGATGATGAAATGATCAAAGGAAATTACGAGATACAAACCGGCTTCCAGATCATCGATCATTTCAAAGAGCATCAGCTAGATCATAATGAAGTGGAAATGATCCTGGTGGGCAACCATGCTCCTTTTACCTGGGGTAAAAATGCGCATAAGGCCATACATAACAGCGCCGTACTGGAGCAAGTGGCAAAGATGGCTTATCTGACACTGCAAATAAATCCGCAAGCGCCGCGCTTAAAACAAGCCCTGATGGATAAACATTATCAGCGCAAACATGGCCCGGACAGCTATTATGGCCAATCGTAA
- a CDS encoding ribulokinase: MKEAYVIGVDYGTDSVRSVIVNALNGEEIAASVFYYPRWKKGMYCDPAKKQFRQHPLDYIEGLEATIKDCVKQAGPTVAAQIKSISVDTTGSSPVAVDATGTPLALTEAFKENPNAMFVLWKDHTSTQEAGAINAHAKKFDTDYLQYVGGVYSSEWYWAKLLHIFKTDAAVKAAAASWVEHADWIPFLLTGGKEIANLKRGVCTAGHKALWSEAFGGFPPNEFFATLDPVLEGFVEHLPKETFAADVAAGAISKEWAGKLGVPEEVVIGIGAMDAHMGAVGGQIEPYFLSKVMGTSTCDMLVVPSGDLADNKTVKGICGQVTGSVIPVMTGLEAGQSAFGDVYAWFKNLLLWPMRFLKESGQFDATTADALMDEIAAKIIPALAEAAAQLPLEENDLYAIDWLNGRRTPDANQLLHGALTGLDLGSNAPKIFKALVEATCFGAKAIVDRFEKEGVPIKGLIGVGGVARKSPYIMQVMADVMGMPIRIHKSEQTCAIGAAMFAATVAGIYPKVEDAMSAMGQGFDQEFFPDPVRHEYYKKRMQRYNQIGAFLEANNF, encoded by the coding sequence ATGAAAGAAGCTTATGTTATAGGAGTGGACTATGGAACGGATTCCGTTCGCTCCGTAATTGTGAACGCCTTAAACGGAGAAGAAATAGCGGCTTCCGTTTTTTATTACCCCCGGTGGAAAAAGGGGATGTACTGCGATCCGGCAAAAAAACAATTTCGCCAGCATCCGCTGGATTATATTGAAGGGTTGGAGGCTACTATTAAAGATTGTGTTAAACAAGCCGGGCCCACGGTTGCGGCACAGATCAAAAGCATCTCGGTAGATACCACGGGCTCGTCGCCTGTAGCCGTGGATGCTACGGGTACGCCGCTGGCATTAACAGAAGCTTTTAAAGAAAATCCCAACGCGATGTTTGTCCTGTGGAAAGATCACACTTCCACGCAGGAAGCTGGTGCGATCAATGCCCATGCAAAAAAATTCGATACAGATTATCTGCAGTATGTGGGCGGTGTTTATTCAAGCGAATGGTACTGGGCAAAACTGTTGCATATTTTTAAAACCGATGCGGCGGTAAAAGCAGCGGCGGCCAGTTGGGTAGAGCACGCCGACTGGATCCCTTTTTTGCTAACCGGAGGTAAGGAAATCGCCAACTTAAAAAGAGGGGTCTGTACCGCCGGGCACAAAGCTTTATGGTCCGAAGCCTTTGGCGGCTTTCCGCCCAATGAATTTTTTGCCACCCTGGACCCGGTGCTGGAGGGTTTTGTAGAGCATCTTCCCAAAGAAACTTTTGCGGCAGACGTGGCGGCAGGGGCTATCAGCAAAGAATGGGCTGGTAAATTAGGCGTGCCCGAAGAGGTGGTTATTGGTATAGGCGCTATGGATGCGCATATGGGCGCTGTGGGCGGTCAAATTGAGCCGTATTTCCTGAGTAAAGTGATGGGAACCTCCACCTGTGATATGCTGGTGGTGCCCTCCGGAGATCTGGCTGATAATAAAACAGTGAAAGGTATCTGTGGCCAGGTTACGGGTTCTGTGATCCCGGTAATGACCGGATTGGAAGCGGGTCAGAGCGCCTTTGGGGATGTGTATGCCTGGTTTAAGAACCTGTTATTATGGCCCATGCGTTTTCTTAAAGAATCAGGGCAATTCGATGCAACGACGGCTGATGCGCTTATGGATGAAATTGCTGCTAAAATAATACCGGCATTGGCAGAAGCCGCCGCGCAATTACCATTAGAAGAAAATGATTTATACGCGATCGATTGGCTGAACGGCAGAAGAACACCAGATGCCAACCAGTTGTTGCATGGGGCGTTGACGGGGCTGGACCTGGGGAGCAACGCGCCCAAAATTTTCAAAGCACTGGTGGAAGCTACCTGTTTTGGCGCCAAGGCAATAGTGGATCGTTTTGAAAAGGAAGGGGTTCCCATAAAAGGCCTGATCGGTGTGGGCGGGGTTGCCAGAAAATCACCATATATCATGCAGGTAATGGCAGATGTAATGGGCATGCCGATCCGCATTCACAAATCGGAACAGACCTGTGCTATTGGTGCTGCAATGTTTGCCGCAACGGTTGCGGGTATTTATCCCAAAGTGGAAGATGCCATGAGCGCCATGGGGCAGGGGTTCGACCAGGAATTCTTTCCCGATCCCGTACGTCATGAATATTATAAAAAACGTATGCAACGCTATAACCAGATCGGTGCGTTTTTAGAAGCAAATAATTTTTAG
- a CDS encoding magnesium transporter CorA family protein yields MIKYFKNIDHQTVEISEPENDSWVNVVPPLKQEEFHELAEELEIPIDFLSDSLDIDERSRYEEEDNVKLIVIKTPTENNSFNESDAYYITIPIVVILTHNHIVTVNSFENPAIKKFLNTFQNRQPDKKSLMAVKIIEKVIQNFMEYLKEMNQKRNGIEQKLYSDGKNEHLLELMRLQKSLVYFVTALRSNELLLAKIQRTRFLSLTEEESELLDDLMVDNSQALEMAHIYTNVMSSTMDTFGNMVANDQKQFQKKMAVIVILLSIPLLAAAIFGMNVHHGMEQSPYPFYIIAVIALLLVLLLLLLTFRKKIF; encoded by the coding sequence ATGATTAAATATTTTAAGAACATCGATCACCAAACGGTAGAAATTTCGGAACCTGAAAATGACAGTTGGGTTAATGTAGTGCCACCATTGAAGCAGGAAGAATTTCACGAATTGGCGGAAGAACTGGAGATCCCGATAGATTTTCTTTCCGATTCGCTGGATATTGACGAGCGCAGCCGTTACGAGGAAGAAGACAATGTAAAACTCATCGTAATAAAAACGCCAACGGAAAATAATTCTTTTAATGAAAGCGATGCTTATTACATTACCATTCCCATCGTCGTTATTCTTACCCACAACCACATCGTAACCGTTAATTCGTTTGAGAATCCTGCCATTAAAAAATTCCTGAACACTTTCCAAAACAGGCAACCAGACAAAAAAAGCCTGATGGCCGTAAAGATCATTGAAAAGGTGATCCAGAATTTTATGGAGTATCTGAAGGAGATGAACCAGAAACGAAACGGGATCGAGCAGAAGCTCTACAGCGATGGCAAAAACGAGCACCTGCTGGAGTTGATGCGGTTACAAAAAAGTCTGGTTTATTTTGTAACAGCCCTCCGATCCAATGAACTGCTATTAGCAAAAATACAGCGGACCCGGTTCCTGAGCCTTACCGAAGAAGAATCGGAATTGCTTGACGACCTGATGGTCGACAACTCCCAGGCCCTGGAGATGGCTCATATTTACACCAATGTAATGAGCAGCACCATGGATACTTTCGGGAATATGGTGGCCAATGATCAAAAGCAGTTTCAGAAAAAAATGGCGGTTATCGTTATCCTGTTAAGCATCCCCCTGTTAGCTGCCGCTATCTTTGGTATGAATGTGCATCATGGCATGGAACAATCGCCCTACCCCTTTTACATTATCGCTGTAATTGCGCTGCTGCTTGTGCTCCTGCTGCTCTTATTGACTTTTAGAAAAAAAATATTTTAA